One stretch of Zonotrichia albicollis isolate bZonAlb1 chromosome 37, bZonAlb1.hap1, whole genome shotgun sequence DNA includes these proteins:
- the LOC141726640 gene encoding olfactory receptor 14J1-like codes for MCYDRYVSICKPLHYGTLLGSRACAHMAAAAWASGFLNALLHTANTFSLPLCHGNALGQFFCEIPHILNLSCSKSYLRELGLLAFSACLGFGCFVFIVFSYVQIFRAVLRIPSEQGRHKAFSTCLPHLAVVSLFISTVIFAYLKPLSISSLPLDLALSVLYSVVPPALNPLIYSLRNQEL; via the coding sequence atgtgctacgaccgctacgtgtccatctgcaaacccctgcactacgggaccctcctgggcagcagagcttgtgcccacatggcagcagctgcctgggccagtggctttctcaatgctctgctgcacacagccaatacattttccctgcccctgtgccatggcaatgccctgggccagttcttctgtgaaatcccacacaTCCTCaatctctcctgctccaaatcctacctcagggaacttgggcttctTGCTTTTAGTGCCTGTttaggttttggttgttttgtgttcattgttttctcctatgtgcagatcttcagggctgtgctgaggatcccctctgagcagggacggcacaaagccttttccacctgcctccctcacctggccgtggtctcgcTGTTTATCAGCACCGTCatttttgcctacctgaagccccttTCCATCTCCTCCCTacccctggatctggccctgtcagttctgtactcggtggtgcctccagccctgaaccccctcatctacagcctgaggaaccaggagctctag
- the LOC141726650 gene encoding uncharacterized protein LOC141726650 has translation MSGGFPAPCPQREKTRRGMSGGCPAPPASRRGGAKLRRAKKFFFTLSPEPAQTEPSPPPPSLSPGGWEWAVPLEPVPLVPPLPALRPPSRPASPERPPLQAIPSPPLQAVPPLPAPASENAEETLPVAAELLSDDDASPASGSAEELFSPAPPAPLPLPSASSPPQAETVPVQDGAGDGAEPAGPSEKPAAAPTSSEISSPVPASSPLPAQAAPAVLPLSEAVSSVSASETALEPAACSSSDHPGPVAVAGAPAAGLPFRGAGAARQLTGGTARLPAFKISILGGVGGGFSGIVPWRLPSLPPLLRPSGGGQVHPESSASDLQPGGGGDDAMGRMRHKPNALQGKRAQIEETIAGLLWETNISRPQMGSLGKASISLLLACLSGFGERKRVPTRAAIVLAAGCRPVGMQGLPHGFGLGRWAQEVFGPGPAFGLLVLLGVEVSPTGPGPPLWASFGVPGPSWARAPKAFPSLALLCFAAALFFFDHKKKKKKKKKKIK, from the coding sequence atgagtgggggcttcccagccccctgtcctcaGCGGGAGAAGACCCGGcgggggatgagtgggggctGCCCGGCCCCCCCTGCTTCGCGGCGGGGGGGGGCGAAACTGCGCCGAgcgaagaagtttttttttactctttctccgGAGCCTGCGCAGACGGAACCTTctcccccccctccttctctctctccggggggatgggaatgggcGGTCCCGCTCGAACCAGTGCCGTTGGTAccgcccctgccagcgctgCGTCCGCCTTCAAGACCCGCCTCACCGGAGCGGCCGCCACTCCAGGCGATCCCGTCTCCGCCTCTCCAGGCAGTcccgcccctgccagcgcctgcgtctgagaatgcagaagagacacttcctgtggctgctgagttgCTAAGCGACGACGACGCGTCTCCAGCTTCCGGCTCAGCGGAGGAGTTGTTCTCTCCGGCCCCTCCGGCCCCTCTGCCGCTTCCATCGGCTTCCTCGCCACCTCAAGCCGAGACGGTCCCTgttcaggatggtgctggagacgGCGCCGAACCTGCGGGACCCTCGGAAAAGCCCGCGGCCGCTCCTACATCCAGCGAGATTTCCTCCCCGGTTCCGGCTTCCTCCCCgctgcctgcacaggctgccccagcagtcctGCCGTTGTCAGAGGCTGTGTCCTCCGTGTCGGCGTCAGAGACTGCCCTGGAACCGGCGGCTTGTTCGAGCTCGGACCATCCCGGACCGGTTGCTGTAGCAGGGGCCCCGGCTGCTGGTCTTCCCTTCCGTGGAGCGGGGGCTGCCCGCCAGCTGACTGGGGGGACAGCCCGTCTCCCTGCTTTTAAGATCAGCATTCTCGGCGGGGTGGGGGGTGGTTTTTCGGGGATTGTCCCATGgaggctgccatctctgccgcctctcttgcgccctagtggcggggggcaggtgcatcccgagagctctgcctctgatctccagcccggagggggtggggatgaTGCCATGGGGCGGATGAGACACAAACCCAATGCATTGCAGGGGAAGAGGGCACAGATAGAGGAGACCAtagctggtttgctgtgggAAACAAACATCTCCAGACCCCAGATGGGATCTCTGGGGAaggcttctatttccctgctgctggcatgcctcagtggttttggggaaaggaaGCGTGTCCCCACTCgtgctgccattgtactggcagcagggtgcaggcctgtgggaatgcagggcctgcctcatgggtttggcctgggccgttgggctcaggaagtttttgggccagggccagcatttGGCCTCTTGGTGTTACTGGGGGTTGAGGTTTCTCCTACCGGTCCTGGTCCCCCTTTgtgggccagttttggggttcctggtccatcatgggccagggcccccaaggcctttccttctctggcactgctctgttttgctgctgctcttttctttttcgatcacaaaaaaaaaaaaaaaaaaaagaaaaaaaaaattaaataa